The DNA window TCATGCTGACTTTTGCCAAAAAATTTTTGCAACACTTCGACGACAAAGTCCATTGGCGTGTAGTCATCGTTTAATAAGACAACACGGTAACGCGGAGGTTCCTGGACGATTGGATCCGCTGTTTTCGGCGTCACAAGCGTGTCATCGTGCGAAGCTTTAATAATTACGATCTCGTCATTCATTGCTGCATTCACCACAAGGGAGACAGGTGAACAGATGGGTTGTGAAAGGCGGGGTAAATTATAACAGAAAGCACCGGACGCATCAGTCGAAAGTGATTGATTGTGAAATATTACCAAAAACCGTGGTTTTTTCTTGACGACGGAATGCGGCTCTAGGGATGATTTGCGCGCCACGCCCAATCTTGGTTGCGCTGGTACAAATGAAGTTAACCAACTAGGAACTGAGCAATGGCACAGGGTACCGTTCGATGGTTCAATAACGTGAAAGGATATGGCTTTATCGAACTGGACGACAGCGGCGAAGATGTGTTCGCACACTTTTCACAAATTCAGATGGAAGGTTTTCGAACACTTAAAACCGGTCAACGCGTCGAGTTCGAACTAGTCGAGGGACCGAAA is part of the Gammaproteobacteria bacterium genome and encodes:
- the clpS gene encoding ATP-dependent Clp protease adapter ClpS, encoding MNDEIVIIKASHDDTLVTPKTADPIVQEPPRYRVVLLNDDYTPMDFVVEVLQKFFGKSQHDAVRIMLEVHHQGRGVAGIFTPDIAETKAAMVNDYSRANGHPLTAVTERDD